The genomic region gtacaactccagaTCCTGTCAGCTCCTCCTTCCTTACATAGTTGGCTTTTTAAGTGTCCATGTTCCCacatggttctggtaatccatggtcaCTGGTTGTGGAATAATTTAACTGTTGTTGTTAGTACAGTCACTTCTGTTATACAAATTAAATCCACTGCAGACTCTGTGGAATTCATTGATGTCATCAATGACATCAACGGCTGGGTCCCAGAATGTTCGGAAGACTCCGACTGGCTCCTCTCGTGTCACTGAGGGGATGCATTGCAGTTTGTTTGCATATCTTGACCTCAACAAGATGTTGGAAAGGTGGTCTCTCCTCCCCAGTACGGGCAGTGATCTCACTCTGAAGCCGCCTCTGAACGGCGAATAGCAGCAATCCAGAGGATTTATTCCCTTATGATGCAGGGCGAGCAGTAACTGGACggcacctcacattcccactgtcCTTTTTCACCATTACGCACATgccttctcctcttctctcaccacagtcctctgctctgtctgatTACCATTGAAAAAGATACCTGGTTGAATGACACTGGTATtctttggcacagtggtagagggtcatgggaggatgcgaatcaagcaatattacatcaattggccaaaggggggcgctatagtaACCGATTGAAAtcacaaactttgaatgggcatatctcatgccccgtatgttgtagagacatgaaacttggcacagagatgcctctcttcatgaggaacaaatttgcttcaagaacccataacttccggttatatagattttccaacattttgaatgtttttttaaaaacacttaaaatcgatctcttcctaggaagtttgaccgatctgcatgaaactcggtgaacataatctagggaccaatatctaaagttccctcttggcaaaagttggaaaacttactttaactgagcttctataaggcaatgaatattggggagggtgtggctcatcacataaaggtgtataacatctcaagggtttcaccaatcaccacacaactttgtaggcatatgaccacacataatctgaggggacccctccattattgaccccatcaaacaaaatggaggcactagagagctaatttcttatctaggcctaaccgccataaggatttttactaaacttggtagatatgtagaacaggacgcctcaaggtgactggagaaatgtaactctaattggcaactgggtggcgctataacaacaggaaaatgcttaaaaatggctaaaatgcgaccaatcgctgtggctccccctgtggctgaatgttgggggttttttttttttttcaaatttttggtatgactaagtcatggtatggtatgttgTACTCATCATTAAAACACTGCTTATATTATCAGTAACAATAATTCCACAATTTAACATAACAATGACATTAGTTAATCTGCAACATTATGAGCACATTTACTATTACCTAAAGTACTTTTGTATCTTTACGTGAGtaaaattttgaatgcaggacttttacgtAGAAATGTCCCTGTTTATAATGTAGAGAAAGTAAAGTAattatacttttacttaagtaatatatattaaatatatatattatattgtcCTGTCTTTGCTGTTGTATTGCTGTCAAGACCCAAAATGCCACAATGTGTAGTACATGTGCAGCTGTGTTTTGCATAAGGAGGAGGACAGGTTGGTAGGTGAGACAACTGCCAAGCAGCCCGAGTGGATTTTGTGCTTAAACTTAATCACGTTGATCACAGTTTTGTCAAGACACAAACTGTAAACTGACGTgcaaagttttaacatatcaGCAATATATGAAACTCACAAATTTACATATGAAACACACGGATGTAAGATATTCGTAATTTGCAGGAATGTACAACACCAaattttattctggtgactgggttgtcACAAGACATGTTAATAGGTTGTTTTTAACTTGCTGTTTGCAATGCAAGATTAttgtttgcttttctctgaCTGCTACATTTTTATAACCACTCTCATCCATCCAACAGAAAAGACATGTGGAAAAGCTCCTGGACAGGAAAATAACACCTCTTGCTGACTCATCCAtgtgtgttttcttctcttccttttttccCAAGGGGACTAATGCCACGCACACTAGACAGCCAGATCACATTAGAGAAGACACCCAGCTACTTTGTCACCAGAGAGGCACCCAGACGCATCTCCAGCATGTCCCATGAGACCAAACTGATCGTTGTGGTGCGTAACCCAGTCACAAGAGCCATCTCTGACTACACACAGACTCTTTCAAAGAAGCCAGACATCCCTACGTTTGAAGAGCTGGCCTTTAAGAACAGAAGCCAGGGTATCGTGGACACTTCCTGGAACGCCATACGGATTGGGATGTACATTCTGCACCTGGAGAACTGGCTGCAGTACTTTCGCCTGTCGCAGATGCACTTTGTGAGCGGGGAGCGGCTGATCACAGATCCGGCAGGGGAAATGGGCCGTGTTCAGGACTTTCTAGGACTGAAACGAATAATCACGGACAAGCACTTCTACTTTAATCGAACCAAAGGCTTCCCCTGTCTGAAGAAGCCAGAGAGCAGCAGCCAGCCACGCTGCCTGGGCAAATCCAAGGGCAGGACTCACGTACAGATCGAACAGGAGGTCATAGAGCAGCTGCAGGAGTTTTATAGGCCATTTAATATCAAATTCTTTGAAACTGTGGGGCAAGACTTCAAGTGGGATTGAGAGTGCCATACAGAAACagtgctgttttttaaaatggctACCTCTGGAGAGAAGTATAAATGAGGGTATCTTCAACAAAGGTTTATTGAGCTATGTATACAccgacaaaataaaacaggagaaTATACTACTCATTAAAATATAATCATATCAATGGTTTCACATCATGTTCGGTTTTAGGTTGGGTCATTCTGATAAGTGCCATTTCTTTAAAGATATATATACAGAACTAAGTTTCTTTACCATAAACATGACATATGAATTCATCAACAGCCAACAAGCATTTATACATTAACCAAGTCATTACCCAGCATCATTACAATGCTGTTCTGTCATTTAGCCAAACCTGACCTACATTTAAGGAGCTGTACATAACATTCAAAGCTATAATTCAGAGTCTGATTCAGGCTGTCTGCACACATCTCTCTACATAGAAAAGGCTGAACAAATGGTGAGCaactaacagtgctaactccagaaacaaagctaccaatgtcaacagtgctgacaaagctaacattagccccttttctaccgcaggaacttttctcatttactcgggattttgaaaaacctttgtgcgtttccactgaaattacctgggtaaaaaaactttccctcaaccccaaacttACCCTGGAAAAAGTAtctagtaggggggtaggacttttcagattacccggaattcttgaggggcggggctgtgCGCTGAAGAACGCTGATTGATGGAACACACACGCAGCGTTCCGCACTTCCTGGCATGGGCAGCcactgcaaactttatttcatttctacaagcttcaGTTCGTTTctgttttgattaaggatgggtaccgaaacccggtactaaattagcactggggctaaattatcaaagaccgtagtattgataTGCTCTAACGGTATCGGTTCTTTTGTGCCGGCACTGaactcctccacatacacacaccgaCATGACACGGTAAACAGCCAAGCGGCCGTGGTGGAAACGAAGTGAAGACTCAAAAATCACTCGAGTTGACAGCAGCTACGCTcattactgtaagtgacattgagccttagcgagtaagaagccaacactttatcaatacatgtatTCAgcaaggacagcacgctagttcgGCTAATAGTAAATTGTTAATaagctgaaatgacagctgtctgtatgtagactaacttagtatgacacttatcttaaaatacttttaaacgtCACTGCTGGCGGAGCCAAATACAGGGCACACGTCAAATCATCTGTGTCATTAcgctaatttgaataaattttcaggaactttgaggtgcggtggaaacgcaaaccacacagattaccaggaattattttacccaggtaaataaattcctggtaataaatGTTCCTGGGAAcattggtggaaaaggggctatcgTTAACCTTGGAAGGAACCAGAGGGTCGATGCTACACTTCCGCAATGATACCATGGGTCATGATAGGTTTATCAGCAGTAACTTTTGTATGAGCACAGTATAGAGTGGCAGCAATTAGCTAACCAATGGGATACAAACACATAGACGGAGCATGACTTCcgttctctgctcaggacgccataaCTCCACTCTCTCTTTACActgcaaatagttgtttgctgctatattattgctctgaatgttgtatacaGCTCCCTTACTGACGTTAATGACTTAAATATTCATTCCGCTCAAAATGAACCACCGGCTTCACTGTTAAAATGAGCTCTCAACATAAAGTTGCAGCGAAATGtcaaatgaataataaaatcagcCTGATGATTACTCTGCAATGAAATTTATCTCCTTGTTCACAGAAGCTCATATGCAACGGTGACAAATTTACTGAATAAATGTActgtaactgaaaaaaaaaaataacagctaTATTAAAACAGATGCTATAATACTGATTAAGGTTTATCGTTCGTTGAACTTCAGCTCTTTCTGTGTCAGTATTTTTGTTGTGATCATCGAAATAAAAGGCAAAAGTCTTAAGTATTTATTTGAGATTTTCTGTTATTCTTGCCTACACATCAGTAAAAGTACTGTGTTCTTCTTACATCGTCCAGTTATACTATCCAAGCATATGTACTCTACATTTGCAATATCGTATTTTTGGGGATTTCATAACAAACACATCAATCAAATCCACCAGTCTCTGTGACATACAGGCGGTTCAGTCATTATCTGATGAGTCATACTAAAGTTGACCTTCACTCTAATCTCCTGACCAAATTTCAAAGAGCATATAACATACTAGTACAAAGAAGTTTATATTGAGTCTCATGAAAGATAAAACGTGTTGCCATGCGTGTCACTGATCTCATTAACTTTCACCATTCCTCTTTTGATGGATTTGATCGTGCTCTTTCTGAATGGGCCTCCATGCTAAGCAGCTAGATTAACCTGCTGAATTTGCACCCTGAAGCCAATCAGAGTTGTCATTAATAATTTCTATCGAGGCCTCCAAAATTCTCAACACGGAAGAGGAAGTAAATTGCCGAAAACCAAAGAATCTGTGCAAAAAGTAATACCCCAAATTAATGACATGTAAATTTATGCCTgatgtatctgtgtctgtggaaTGTGTCGACAAAAATGCACAGAGTTTTTATAGTACAGGCTACAGATGTCAGATTAGCACAGGATTGTTTTGATGGAACTGACTCATGATTTGTGAGTTTTGCTTGAAGGAGGAAATGCAGCAGTCAGCCACCATAAACAGTATGActcccacttcctgtttacagtgTTTCGAAAGAACATTTCAGGAGAAAAATAGGCAGCACAGTAGCATAATCTTAGTTGATATTTGAGCAGCACTGAACTAAATGTTCTTATTAATTAGGGTGCAGTATCAATACAATGTCAATCCCTCACTCCTGAAAATGCTCCATAAAAAACCCTTACAGTCAAATCACAGTATGTTGCTATGACTGCCAAACATGGTGCGTCATTCACATCCACACTCTCATCAACTGCCATGTCAAAGTTGCaaactttctgtgtgtgtgtgtgtgtgtgtgtgtgtgtccatctcaTTGTATCATTCTTTGTCCCCTCTCTAATTCAGATTTTTATGGtccctgaatgcagcacaaaacTCCTCATGAGTTCTGATTTTTTGTGTCACAGTGTGGACAACTggtcagagctgatcagatcttATTAaaagatgagaggagcagctgctgcaggaagtgAGTGCAAACTTTTAGATCCAGCACAacagttaagtttcactttcaccacATCTAGGAGCGCTCTCAATGAACGGTCCCgctcaaaaaaacagaaaatacatgGCAGCAGATGACGTTATCGTGATGGGCTGCCACAAATGAATCagtgtgtgggaaaccctgcaaacatttcaaaaaacaCTCTTGCATACATTTTGCTAGTGTGCCATTAGTTAAGCTATGGCATGCCAGTGGTGGCCCACATGCCCAAGGTTGTCGACCCCTGATCTGAGCAAAGCACCCTGGCTGAAACAGCCAAGTTAAGCTCCTATGGTAATGCTGAAACAGTATTTGGGGTATGAAAAATTTCTCTGACTTCTCTCATAGATGTTTCACTTTCATTGTTTAATCCGCTGCTGCAGGGCTGTGAATTGAGCAGCCCTATCTAGTCACACTTAGACTAATGTGCCAAAGTGACAATGTGACCTTCCATATAAAGGAAATTAGATATTCACTTGCATTCCAGCTGTGCTCTTCCAGTGCATGTCCGTTGGCCAACAGCAGTATTTAAACTGTCATTTGTGATATTCTCCATTAATTTTTGATTAACCTGCCAATGTCGTCTGGAGCTGCCTGCTACTTAGTGAGCCATCAGCAGACACGCCAGTTTAGCAATAAGCTCAACTTTATCTCAGCTCAGTTAATTATAACTTTTCCCCAAGAATGTTTTGGGCTTGATGACATGGCACTGAGGAAGAAACTCCCACGCGGCTGCCACCATATGATACCCAATGAATACTATGATGTGCTATCAGTCCTCCATATGACTACTTTCCATGTGACTTCTGTTGAAGAATATTAGGTAAACTTTTTTAGGGGGGAGTATTTGTGGATGCAAGACATGTTGGGGAGAGGAAAATGGCAGCTGTCACAGCTTCTGCACATCTTTTCCTCAAATGCTTTTGCTCATTTAATTTTTGTGCTTTCTTGCAACATCGAAGGCATTGTACACCTGCAATGTAACACCTGCAGTTGTGGCAATGAAAACATCTTGCTCATTGATGTGTATGATGTATTAGCTCCTCATTATGAAAGAACAAAAGTGTTCTCCTGGTAACTAAAAGCTGTCTGACCATTCTAACCTTCAAAGTAAATACCAGAGAAGCTGCTGTAAATGCCATGAACTTTGAAAGACTCTGAGGTAAAATACACCTCTGCCACTCATCAGAAATGTCTAACAGTacacaataaaatcaattaTCACGGAGACCATTTATTTTGGCTCTtattaaatgaaaagaaataacGAGGCAGCAttcaaatatgtgttttttgcagttgCCTCTTACAGACTCCAAAGCTGTAGAGGTCTTTTATAACTCCTGCCTTGAAAAACCTATTGAAATTCTACTGAGGCTCCAACCCTGAAACTTCACACACTTTACAAGCTCGTGTCTGTAATCTCTATATTGCGGGGACGTCATCTAAAGAAAAACAGCTGCGAAAGTGCTGTGTCCCAGAAAGCAAAGTAACGATAGGCTGCTCCAAAAATTGCACCAATACCATAACAAATTCTcaaacacaagcaaaaagcAGAGAATATGCTATATTTATTGGCTTCTTGTACGATATGTACCAAGTTTGCAGCTATttgtttactgatatttcttgaATTTTCCAAATGCAATTCAAGCAGATATCTTCTCACTGGAATGTGTACTTTCTCCTCGAGGACTTCTTCTATTTGGGGGACAGTGTTGAAGTATTTATATCGAGACATCTCCTTGGCCTCTGTAATGAGCCAATGCAATGGAGGATAATGAGGATTCTCCTTTTCTCCAGTGGACAACGAGAAGAGCAGACTTCCCTTTAGATGATTTGAAACTTGGCAGCCAGAAACCCCTCCAGAGGAAATCTCATTAAGCTAACCTCTACCTGCATCAATGCACCTTTTGAATATGTCATCATTCCCCAAGGTTTTTCAGGCACATGTTCTATCACTGCGTATCATACTTCAAGCTGTTCCTCTAAATTAAAATATGTACCcctaaaaaaaattgatttatttcCTCTGCAGGTGCACGCTGGAATTTTCTCAGGATGTTATCGATGTCTCTGCAGTGCTGCTTCATGCTTCGTGTGATACAATTGACTGGCTTAGTGTCATACTAATAAAAAACATCCCATTCAAGAAGCCATGCATTCTTGGGGAAAGAAAGGAATGACACATCCACACATTCCCACCTACCATATGTACTAACAACCAATGTGAGAACCTTTCACTCTCACCTCATTTCCTCTGGTCTGTTGAACATGTGCTGCTTGCCTTACTTTCAGAAAGGTCAAGTGCAGAACAGGTCTCCAGGCACACAGTCAACTAATTAAGCAGTAGTGGTGGAAGATGCATTCCGGATCCTGTGATACCACAGCGGTTGGTAGCCACCCTCAGGAGTAACGAACATATTGTTTCACATGCAAGAGAGGTAGGGATTTGCATTACATTGTTCTcatgcaaaatataaaataactcTGGAGGGAATAAAGGGTCTGTATAATGAAAAAAGGTACTAATGCTTAGTATTCAAGATACAAATcatttaaaggagctctatacgACATTAAGTGCATTAATATAGGGGCAAACAACTACTTGCCATATAAAGATATGGCAAAGTAATGACCTCTACTGTAGAGAATGACTTCACTCTCCctgagtgtgtgttgtaatccgagcttctgtttgttgttgtggtagATGGTCCAGTGGTGCGTGCATGGTAGTGTCTCTAAGTCTCTGTGTTTGTATCCCATGAGCTAGCTAATTGCCGCAACTCTGTGCAGCGTTCATATGATGGTTACTGCTGATAAACCGAGCATGACCCTTTGGGTCCCCACAAGGGGGACATAGTTAgctttgtcagcactgttgtcatTGGTAGCTCTGTTTCtggagttagcaccattagctgctagccctCTGGTCCACCCTTTTCTATGTTGAGTGGCGTGTGCAGACAGCCTGAATCAGATATGCTTTGAATGTCATATAAAGCTCCTTAAATGTAGGTCTAATTTGTTCCAGCGGCACAATCATGTTACTGtatgtgagtccctgtgtgtcccACTGCCTAGCTAATTAGTGCTGCACTGCACCGTGCTAAACTACTGGTGCTGCTGACAACATCTGGTGGCGTTTATAACGCCACCAGATGGCATCACTTTGAAACGCTGCTGGTAACAACTtaatataaggagctgaaaAATCTctatagggtgggtgggagtggaggtggatgggtccaacatacccaggactttcacccaggaggccgctGTTCGCTTCCTGCGTGAATGTTGGGCCAACCCATGATATTTTTTTTGAAACCTAAagacatgcttttgttgcacaatgaaataaattgAAATACATGGGGTTTTactgacatttattttgaaaaagtctgtatgcatctaacaagcagatactgtacatttcctatgaaaatgAAAGTGGATTCTGAAAAGACCCAATCTGGCGTTCCAGAACATCACCAaaagatgcaggaggatacgtAGCATGTTGTACGTGGAATGAAAGTCCACCGACCAAGCAGCGATATTTGATGTCGGGATTTAAACATGTTGCCTTCAAACTATTTCTTGATTGGGACCAGTTCTGACGGAGCAAGtggagactccaggaagttactggCTCCAATCAAGAAATAGTCTGATAAATAACCCCCTGTAAAAAGGcagcttgttgtttttacaaaaaATGTCGTTGAATTACTTTGGTTTGACACTGGATTGAACAAATGTGATACAAAGTGTTAATTAATGAGCTTCAGAGGTGGTGGTACATTTTGTTAACATTGGACAGAGTCAGGGTAAAGTTTTCCCCATCTCAACTCTCCATGCTGAGCTAACTAAGCCAGCTACTAGTTTTAGCTTCATATTTTTTGAACGGACATGAGAGTGGCATCAATTTTAATATCCTAGTCCCTGCAAGTTAACAAAAAACGTGTTTCTTAAATTGTCAGACAGCTCAGTATCAAATTCAATCCCACAGTGAATTAACTTTTGTTAGTCATCTGTAATTTTTGCCAATATGATGTTTTATTACCAAAACAGCTTCTCAGTGCTGTAATAAATGGAACTTCCAAGACATCTGCTAAACATCATtatattttaatgcattttaacagcattatattttaatgctgtgttgttggaaaatgataaacaaatgacaaatgataAACAAACTGTTATGGAGGTTGCAGCTTTTCAAGTCACATAGCTGCTCAGTGTTGGCAGAGGACTGTGCTCTGCCTGCTGCCTTCCATTTAAATGTGGGATCACAGACGATGTCAATTCAGTGTACAGGACTGCGCCCAAGGGACCCCCAGAGGAAAAGAAGGGGTCCGCAGCGATAACAGACATCCTCTCCAGGAAGCCTGATAAATGCAGTCAGTCTGAGTCTGTAACTGAGATAATTAAGTCCTTATTCATTCGAGGGAATGTGTCCGATGGCGTGTTCAGGAGAGCAGAACACAATAAGGAGCCCTGCCAAATGACCGCCATGTACCCAAACTTTTACCGTTTCTGTCATTCTTACCAAATCCCATAGCCCGCCGGCCTCAGCTAAAAGGAGCTCAAGCACACAGAACCTGAAACTTTTAAAATCCCAGCAGGTGGTGAAAAAGAATAGTTCCTTATTCTGAACAACACGTAGAGTTCACTTAACTACTGATGGGTGAAGAAAAGGAAAGGTAAGCAGGTAATCTGAATGCAAGCGTCACTGAGCTGTCAGGCACACGTTCAGCATAGAAAAGCagctattttctgttttctgcttGACAGGCCGGATTATCATTTCCGTCTGTTCTTGACCACCTCAGTGCATAAACCACTGTGGACATGATAAGATTAACGGTTTGCAGAAGCTTACAGTGTTTAGACCGTCATAGTCTATGTGCTACAGCTATGTATTACAAGACTAATGCctgtgtttggctttttgatcgATACCCTACATTTGTGTTGCTTATTCAGATGTAATTATTAACATGAGAGTGAGATTTATGAAGGCATCTCTAATGAAATGGAGCCATAAAGCTGTCACGATTGTTTTCAGGGTGTGAATAAAATGCCATCAGTGCCGTAAACATGGATGGAGGATGTGCTCTGTTGATATAATGCCTCATTGACCCTTAATGTGTAGGcattctggggaaaaaaaatggtgaaTCATTCTTGAATATAACTCTCTGTAATTGTGGAACTAATGGCCTTACTTTGGAGAACAGGAGACAATAATCAGAGCAAAATGCAAAGCCACTGAGATTGCCTTTGCCTGCCTGGGATAGATTCTCAGAGGGAAATTATCATAGAAGCTCTTTGCAATCACACTGGCTCTGGTTTAGTGTAATGTGACTTATCAAAGCATTTCCATTGTGTCATTACTCTCATGCTTTCAGAGAAAATGGACTCATTCAGTCAGCATCAGTCTAACTCCTGCTCTTGTCTCCTACCGTCTCCCCTTACAACAGCCCTCAACCCCCACACcacatattaaatattttaagatATTTGCTGCTCGCTTCAGCCAGGTCTCTGCTCTGATTACACTTCGATGCAGAGTTTTACTGTTCGAGTCTATATGCATATATGGtcaagaataataaaaaaacaaagacataatCTATATTCTTATTCTGAAAGTGAACATCTTCTGCAAACTTTGCTCCTTCAGGAATAGTCTGCCATTTTGGAAAATGTCCTTACCATATATTGTTCCTTATGAACAGACCAATATTaccagttattattattattaccaatataccctttgctaagccccacccctttgTAATGGTCCATCAAGGTGTAGGAGTTAGCTTGGAgaccacactgtaactaactgcactccctgaagaagtATTATGAAATTGTTTGGAAGAATAAAAAGCAATTTCAGAgaaaagcagacagaggggtctacagtctgtgtttgaaggatgtgtccaggatgtcaaactcattcagcagcaaaaacaggttaaaaaagaAGCTAAAACCAAACGTACaaatcacagtgtaaaaatgaAACCATCACATCACTTGTGATCGaaacagaagacaatgaaattTAAGGGAAACTTTGtggattttcaaccagctat from Epinephelus lanceolatus isolate andai-2023 chromosome 18, ASM4190304v1, whole genome shotgun sequence harbors:
- the hs3st2 gene encoding heparan sulfate glucosamine 3-O-sulfotransferase 2, whose amino-acid sequence is MAHRFLSPTNRFSARFAFIFTVSLSCTYLCYSIIFCRSTIMTNQGYEGKRCPPTKNAGGKKLLGKLDNCASLEVRSALDESAAQRGSSDLRDQSKAPASSGSHWADMKLRNMSVAQKYGNKKLPNALIVGVKKGGTRAVLEFIRIHPDVRALGTEPHFFDRNYDRGLDWYRGLMPRTLDSQITLEKTPSYFVTREAPRRISSMSHETKLIVVVRNPVTRAISDYTQTLSKKPDIPTFEELAFKNRSQGIVDTSWNAIRIGMYILHLENWLQYFRLSQMHFVSGERLITDPAGEMGRVQDFLGLKRIITDKHFYFNRTKGFPCLKKPESSSQPRCLGKSKGRTHVQIEQEVIEQLQEFYRPFNIKFFETVGQDFKWD